Proteins encoded in a region of the Paenibacillus sp. W2I17 genome:
- a CDS encoding glycoside hydrolase family 105 protein: MVGTSTKAVTQERRMSVKIADTLLSECQNGNHPKIAGKWGYVGGMTLMALERAAEWNQESRYAELVQRHMDDLIENDGTIRTYQLNDYNLDMINEGKNLFSQWKNSGNDKYAKAILHLVDQLKGQPRTSEGGFWHKKIYPFQMWLDGIYMSSPFLAEYASTFDHPESFDEVARQILLIERKTRNPRNGLLHHAWDESREQRWCAQDTGRSVHVWGRAMGWYAMAVVDALEHFPVDHPQRGQIMGIFERMAYAIAHVQDHDSGLWYQVMDQNGRAGNYLEASASCMLTYALAKGIRLHYLAELDREVVDHAYAGILKRLVTEDEKGVHLHHICHGAGLGGKKYRDGSYEYYISEQVVSDVQMGVAPFLLASIEMERLGAEEA, encoded by the coding sequence ATGGTTGGAACTTCGACAAAGGCAGTGACACAGGAACGGAGAATGTCTGTCAAAATAGCAGATACCTTGCTTTCCGAATGCCAGAATGGCAATCATCCCAAGATTGCAGGCAAATGGGGCTATGTGGGCGGGATGACGCTGATGGCATTGGAACGCGCCGCCGAATGGAATCAAGAATCTCGCTATGCGGAACTTGTCCAGCGTCACATGGATGACCTCATCGAGAATGACGGTACCATTCGGACCTACCAGTTGAATGATTACAACCTGGACATGATTAATGAAGGCAAAAATCTGTTCAGCCAGTGGAAGAACTCAGGCAATGACAAATATGCTAAGGCAATTTTGCACCTGGTTGACCAGCTTAAAGGACAGCCACGGACAAGTGAAGGAGGATTCTGGCATAAGAAAATATATCCGTTTCAGATGTGGCTGGATGGTATTTATATGTCTTCACCCTTTCTGGCGGAATATGCGAGCACCTTCGATCATCCCGAGAGCTTCGATGAAGTGGCACGACAGATTTTGTTGATCGAGCGAAAGACCCGTAATCCGCGTAATGGCTTACTCCACCATGCCTGGGATGAGAGCAGGGAACAACGCTGGTGCGCTCAAGATACTGGTCGATCCGTTCATGTTTGGGGCCGGGCCATGGGATGGTATGCAATGGCCGTTGTGGATGCACTGGAGCACTTTCCCGTGGATCACCCACAGCGCGGACAGATTATGGGCATATTTGAACGAATGGCATACGCGATTGCTCATGTTCAGGATCATGATAGTGGACTCTGGTACCAAGTGATGGATCAGAACGGAAGAGCGGGCAATTATCTGGAAGCCTCTGCTTCCTGTATGCTGACCTATGCACTCGCTAAAGGCATCCGGTTACATTATCTGGCTGAACTGGACCGTGAAGTCGTTGATCATGCCTATGCAGGAATATTGAAGCGGTTAGTCACTGAAGATGAAAAAGGGGTGCACTTGCACCACATCTGTCACGGTGCCGGACTTGGTGGGAAGAAGTATCGAGACGGTTCTTATGAATATTACATCAGTGAACAGGTCGTTAGCGATGTGCAGATGGGCGTAGCCCCGTTCTTGCTAGCCAGTATTGAGATGGAGAGACTTGGGGCGGAAGAAGCGTGA
- a CDS encoding glycoside hydrolase family 65, with product MDRQSVVTRNHPVLTELEPRSPLSVGNGEFAFSADFTGLQTYPDLYELPLGTQSNWGWHYTGGHHVFGDEDIVYQAFETYGRKVPYPMKPEDKEEAYHWLRQNPHRLQLGRISFRLLGEDGQETDVTHVVPVRQELNLWTGILHSEFTVQGEEVRVETACDPRLDCIAICVQSELIRKQRLQLFVVFPAPDMTHRSWSKSVFPDWKQHDRHSTVLTSVTSTSASLKRVLDEDEYTLEWIWDAGQLEQTGTHEFTLSPKAVPDSDIWSCSVSFAADKPETLPADTVLRSSSVHWNQFWNDGGVIDFEGSSDPRAAELERRVVLSQFLSAVHSGGSMPPQETGYMYNSWFGKIHLEMHWWHAAHFPLWNRTDLLCKSLDWYLTILPEALELARSQGYVGARWPKMVGYNGHQTPSPVAPGLIWQQPHPMALAEMCYLSRPDPAMLTRYKDIVFEAADFMVSYAHWDGKRQAYVLGPPLIPAQENHAMSDSLNPPYELEYWKFGLEIAILWAERLNHPANPDWRRVASHIAKPRHENGVYLAHENCPDTYTVKNHDHPSMVGALGLLPGSLIDSEIMRNTLLKVKECWDWESAWGWDFPMCAMTAARLNEPELAVDFLMMDATKNTYLPNGHNYQRAGLWAYLPGNGGLLTAVAMMAAGWTGAGEQANPGFPRDGSWTVKWEGLHPLM from the coding sequence ATGGATCGACAATCAGTCGTCACCAGGAATCATCCGGTATTAACGGAGCTTGAACCCAGATCACCTTTATCAGTAGGTAATGGAGAATTTGCATTCAGTGCTGATTTTACGGGACTTCAGACGTATCCAGATCTGTATGAACTACCTCTGGGTACACAATCCAACTGGGGTTGGCATTATACGGGCGGTCATCATGTATTCGGAGATGAGGATATTGTCTATCAGGCGTTTGAGACATATGGCCGCAAAGTGCCATATCCCATGAAGCCGGAAGACAAGGAAGAAGCCTATCACTGGCTTAGGCAGAACCCGCATCGACTTCAGCTTGGACGCATTTCATTTCGTTTGCTAGGAGAAGATGGTCAGGAGACGGACGTCACCCATGTCGTCCCGGTACGTCAGGAATTGAATCTATGGACCGGAATTCTGCACAGTGAATTTACCGTGCAGGGGGAAGAAGTGCGTGTAGAGACAGCCTGTGACCCACGACTCGATTGTATCGCCATTTGTGTACAATCCGAATTAATCCGTAAGCAGCGTCTGCAACTGTTTGTTGTATTTCCAGCGCCCGATATGACACACCGGAGCTGGTCAAAATCAGTATTCCCCGACTGGAAGCAACATGACAGACATTCTACTGTGCTGACATCGGTCACTTCGACTTCCGCATCATTGAAACGTGTGCTGGATGAAGATGAGTATACATTGGAATGGATCTGGGACGCAGGCCAACTGGAACAGACGGGAACTCATGAATTCACACTATCTCCCAAGGCCGTACCAGACTCGGACATCTGGTCGTGCAGTGTATCTTTTGCTGCAGATAAGCCGGAAACCTTGCCAGCAGATACAGTGTTGCGATCAAGCTCGGTCCACTGGAATCAGTTCTGGAATGATGGCGGAGTGATTGATTTTGAAGGCAGTTCAGATCCGCGTGCCGCTGAACTGGAGCGTAGAGTGGTCCTATCCCAGTTTCTGAGCGCGGTGCACAGTGGTGGGTCCATGCCACCACAAGAGACCGGATATATGTATAACAGCTGGTTCGGAAAAATACATCTGGAGATGCATTGGTGGCATGCAGCGCATTTTCCACTCTGGAATCGGACCGATCTGTTGTGCAAGAGTCTGGACTGGTACCTGACCATCCTGCCAGAAGCACTCGAACTGGCACGCTCTCAAGGTTATGTCGGTGCGCGATGGCCCAAAATGGTGGGTTATAACGGGCATCAGACTCCGTCGCCAGTAGCTCCGGGATTGATCTGGCAGCAACCACATCCTATGGCACTAGCTGAGATGTGTTATCTGTCCCGGCCTGACCCTGCTATGTTAACAAGGTATAAGGATATCGTATTTGAAGCGGCTGACTTTATGGTGTCCTATGCCCATTGGGATGGGAAAAGGCAAGCATATGTGTTAGGTCCGCCGCTTATCCCTGCGCAGGAGAATCACGCGATGAGCGATAGTTTGAATCCGCCCTATGAACTGGAGTACTGGAAATTCGGTTTGGAGATAGCTATCCTTTGGGCAGAGCGTTTGAATCATCCAGCCAATCCAGACTGGCGAAGAGTGGCTTCGCACATAGCTAAACCTCGACATGAGAACGGAGTTTATCTCGCACACGAGAATTGTCCGGACACTTACACCGTTAAAAACCATGATCATCCCTCGATGGTTGGAGCACTTGGACTATTGCCAGGTTCATTAATCGATTCGGAGATCATGAGAAATACGTTGCTCAAGGTCAAAGAATGCTGGGACTGGGAATCCGCCTGGGGTTGGGATTTTCCGATGTGCGCGATGACAGCAGCCAGATTGAATGAACCAGAGCTTGCAGTGGATTTCCTGATGATGGATGCCACGAAGAACACGTATTTGCCTAATGGACACAACTATCAGAGAGCAGGGTTGTGGGCATATCTTCCCGGGAACGGCGGTCTCCTAACCGCTGTCGCCATGATGGCCGCCGGCTGGACAGGGGCAGGAGAACAAGCGAATCCGGGATTTCCACGGGATGGAAGCTGGACTGTGAAGTGGGAAGGTCTTCATCCTTTGATGTAA
- a CDS encoding AraC family transcriptional regulator, whose amino-acid sequence MTLSFLKWLKFNFTNTQTRLLLILTVVVFMIIIAVGMTTYYSSKSVLQQELSEPQHQMLRISMNDIDEVIRESDQIAVKIALNSNVYRFLTNEVQGSYRNITELVQFLETLISSTSFIKSAYIFDMNRESIVSFPQGYSSSKVNFPDSDWVSVADELEERPMLVKQRDISTSSGASMPQITLYRKIMIAGELKGIIAVNFKTEKMFEHMLLSSVSDLDSHRFILDTNNHPLYDLGNYAVGEEAVSHVLTQLDGEKLGEFKHEGKLLLASQTISPYTGWRYLSVISQDSLLANAQKIRNIVFIVSLLALVAGAVTITVYNTAAFRPVRRMRQLLSGYDQERIHPEQIDLEKITGQLLTDHAQQAINLRQTLPEASSKFLTDIYNGHMTGSREISEKWCRYFKDWSDEPLSIAMLSIDNYKAWCERFTKSDHSLLKFAIGNIIAELLSGQWRVLSADLGRDRMLVMLQPIHSGGSKSVATAIRETIGMIPRLLKFQVSSGVSGGHDGFMRLQRAMHEAESALDYRFYRGYERVISFEEISGLQPTENTLEEHEFMTQLTETVEAGRGEEALRTFDKIVGRMTHEQWHPSSALAFLEAVAATLERIRLKRETEGCGFEMVDMRTMHLEAVCEVLRSQIEGLADWFGSLMLSKDFILCQQMIAFMNNHLEDPVSIQEIAEHAGIGSSLASQLFKQEIGDTIHGYFTKLRMERACELLLDTDYRISEIATMVGYQHENSFIRVYRKYKDITPGKYREIMRSRRGVVRES is encoded by the coding sequence GTGACCCTTTCCTTCTTAAAGTGGCTAAAATTCAATTTCACCAATACCCAGACCCGGCTGCTGCTGATTCTGACTGTTGTTGTCTTCATGATTATTATTGCGGTGGGGATGACGACATATTATTCTTCCAAATCGGTGTTACAGCAGGAATTAAGTGAGCCGCAACACCAGATGCTGCGTATCAGCATGAATGATATTGATGAAGTGATCCGGGAAAGTGATCAGATTGCGGTGAAAATTGCACTGAACAGTAATGTATACCGATTTCTCACCAATGAAGTACAGGGATCATACCGCAATATTACGGAACTGGTACAATTTCTGGAAACCTTAATCAGTAGTACGTCCTTTATTAAGAGCGCTTACATTTTTGATATGAATCGGGAGAGCATTGTTTCCTTCCCACAAGGCTACAGCTCCAGCAAGGTTAATTTCCCGGATTCGGATTGGGTTAGTGTTGCCGATGAACTTGAAGAGCGTCCCATGCTGGTCAAGCAACGTGATATTTCCACTTCTTCTGGTGCATCCATGCCGCAAATTACACTTTACCGAAAAATAATGATCGCTGGCGAATTGAAAGGGATTATCGCAGTTAATTTCAAGACAGAGAAGATGTTCGAGCACATGCTGCTCTCATCCGTCTCCGACCTTGACAGCCATCGATTCATCCTCGACACCAACAACCACCCTCTATATGATCTCGGCAATTATGCCGTCGGAGAGGAAGCGGTCAGTCATGTACTCACCCAATTGGATGGTGAAAAGCTTGGTGAGTTTAAACATGAAGGTAAGCTTTTACTGGCTTCACAGACCATTTCACCGTACACCGGATGGCGTTATCTGTCCGTGATATCACAAGACAGTCTCCTGGCTAATGCACAGAAGATCCGCAATATTGTTTTTATCGTATCTTTGTTGGCTCTTGTAGCAGGAGCGGTTACGATCACAGTTTACAATACAGCTGCTTTTAGACCGGTAAGACGCATGAGACAACTGCTCAGCGGATACGACCAGGAGAGAATCCATCCGGAGCAGATTGATCTGGAGAAAATAACGGGGCAACTGCTAACGGATCATGCTCAGCAGGCCATCAATCTCAGGCAGACCCTTCCGGAAGCTTCATCCAAATTTCTGACGGATATCTATAACGGACATATGACAGGAAGTCGGGAAATTAGCGAGAAATGGTGCCGTTATTTCAAGGATTGGAGCGATGAGCCACTCTCTATTGCCATGTTGTCGATTGATAATTATAAGGCCTGGTGTGAGCGCTTTACGAAGTCAGATCACTCCCTGCTGAAATTTGCCATTGGTAATATCATAGCTGAACTGTTGTCTGGACAATGGCGGGTGTTATCAGCCGATCTGGGCAGAGACCGGATGCTCGTGATGCTGCAACCGATTCATTCTGGCGGTAGCAAGAGCGTAGCGACAGCAATACGAGAGACGATTGGCATGATTCCTCGTTTGCTCAAGTTTCAGGTGTCGAGCGGCGTAAGCGGGGGGCACGACGGATTCATGCGACTTCAGCGAGCCATGCATGAGGCGGAGAGTGCGCTGGATTACAGATTCTATCGGGGGTATGAACGAGTTATTTCGTTTGAAGAGATCTCGGGTCTGCAACCGACCGAGAACACATTGGAAGAACATGAATTCATGACACAACTGACGGAGACCGTCGAAGCAGGCAGGGGTGAAGAAGCCCTGAGAACTTTTGACAAGATAGTCGGTCGAATGACGCACGAGCAATGGCATCCTTCATCAGCGCTGGCCTTTCTTGAAGCTGTTGCAGCTACACTTGAACGTATTCGCCTGAAGCGCGAGACAGAAGGCTGTGGATTCGAAATGGTGGATATGCGGACCATGCATCTGGAGGCTGTCTGTGAAGTGCTGCGAAGCCAGATCGAAGGTTTGGCTGATTGGTTCGGTAGTCTTATGCTCAGCAAGGATTTCATACTGTGTCAACAGATGATTGCATTTATGAACAACCACCTGGAAGACCCGGTAAGCATTCAGGAGATTGCCGAGCATGCCGGGATCGGAAGCAGTTTGGCAAGCCAGTTGTTCAAGCAGGAAATAGGTGATACCATCCACGGATATTTCACTAAGCTTCGGATGGAACGTGCCTGTGAACTATTGCTGGATACGGATTACAGAATTTCCGAGATTGCAACGATGGTGGGTTATCAGCATGAGAACAGCTTTATTCGTGTGTATCGAAAATACAAAGACATTACACCGGGAAAGTACAGAGAAATAATGCGAAGCCGCAGGGGTGTAGTACGGGAATCTTGA
- a CDS encoding glycoside hydrolase family 105 protein, translating into MNNQLSHIDSLDDCGSFGATMLLADRERKLDGVSETAAHIADYILHQQSRLEDGTLYRKIGVSRSMDNTMWCDDLYMSIPFLCRYAEWSGDDQLLDEAVRQVLLYKKYLYIPELQIMSHVFDVERGEPTRTPWGRGNGWVLFSISELLTALPHEHPSYTVLIQFYRELCEGYLALQGRNGLWHQVLTDPESYEETSCTSMFIYAYARGVRMGWLLDPKPYAQAAYQGWKGLTERTIDKRGNVYGVCRGSSYSFTNHYYKHELGWNLNDAHGIGIVLLAGLETISMQEWQINTPVFATEMVGTPEKLEKSSF; encoded by the coding sequence CTGAATAATCAGCTCTCCCACATCGACAGCCTGGACGACTGTGGATCTTTCGGCGCCACCATGCTGCTTGCCGATCGGGAACGCAAGTTGGACGGCGTTTCAGAGACGGCAGCTCATATCGCTGACTATATTTTGCATCAACAGTCCCGTCTGGAAGATGGCACTTTATACCGCAAGATTGGTGTCTCCAGATCAATGGATAACACGATGTGGTGTGATGATCTGTATATGAGCATCCCGTTCCTGTGTAGATACGCCGAATGGTCGGGTGACGATCAGCTGCTGGATGAAGCGGTAAGACAGGTTCTTTTGTATAAAAAGTATCTGTATATTCCAGAGCTTCAAATCATGTCCCATGTATTCGATGTGGAGCGAGGTGAGCCAACACGGACCCCTTGGGGCCGAGGCAACGGCTGGGTGTTGTTCTCTATATCGGAGCTGCTGACGGCCCTTCCTCATGAGCATCCATCCTATACAGTTCTCATTCAGTTCTACAGGGAATTGTGTGAAGGGTACTTGGCATTGCAGGGCAGAAACGGACTGTGGCATCAGGTATTAACGGACCCGGAGTCGTATGAGGAAACATCCTGTACCTCCATGTTCATCTATGCGTATGCCCGAGGGGTGCGAATGGGCTGGCTGTTAGATCCGAAACCCTATGCACAAGCGGCGTATCAAGGGTGGAAGGGGCTTACGGAGCGCACAATTGATAAAAGAGGCAATGTATACGGCGTATGTCGTGGCTCCAGCTACTCCTTCACGAATCACTATTACAAGCATGAACTGGGTTGGAATCTGAATGACGCCCATGGGATCGGCATTGTACTTCTTGCTGGGCTTGAAACTATTTCCATGCAAGAATGGCAGATAAACACGCCGGTTTTCGCTACGGAAATGGTCGGAACACCGGAGAAATTGGAGAAATCATCTTTTTAG
- a CDS encoding Gfo/Idh/MocA family protein — MKKRYALCGVSGRALGQFAKPIHELFSHNSEVVALLDTDPARFEVYRTRFPQHTEVAVYGASDFGVMVDETRPDCIIVAGRDDTHAHYIVAALERDLDVITEKPMTTTGADARRILEAEARSKGNVIVTFNYRYMPIHMRIKELIQEGRLGRVTSIDLNWYIDTHHGSSYFKRWNRERAFSGGLSVHKSTHHFDLVQWWINQKPVEVFAYGALNYYGAEGEWNPAQEDGRHCRTCHVSEDCAYYSRWTSRSRQIRVPDDHLNQLGTTSQQEFPYTSYRPDQCIFDSTIEIEDTYAATVKYSGGALMSYSVNFSLPYEGYRLAINGTKGRLETLEYHMPARTPFPTPVQTIDYFPLFGSKETIHVVHREGGHGGGDPLLLEDIFLGEDKRRPYRILSGAEDGAYSVAAGEAVWRSVEEHRPIHIDEVLGGWNSRVPTPKGREK; from the coding sequence ATGAAAAAAAGATATGCCCTATGCGGGGTCAGCGGCAGAGCATTGGGACAATTTGCAAAACCAATTCATGAGCTGTTCTCTCATAATTCAGAGGTTGTCGCTCTGCTGGATACCGATCCTGCACGGTTTGAAGTCTATCGTACCCGTTTCCCTCAGCATACAGAAGTAGCGGTATATGGCGCTTCGGATTTTGGGGTCATGGTCGATGAGACTCGGCCAGACTGTATCATCGTAGCTGGCAGGGACGATACCCATGCCCATTATATTGTCGCCGCGTTGGAGCGGGATCTCGATGTTATCACCGAAAAGCCAATGACGACTACAGGAGCTGATGCCAGACGCATTCTGGAAGCAGAAGCAAGAAGTAAAGGCAACGTCATCGTAACGTTCAATTATAGGTATATGCCGATCCACATGCGCATCAAGGAATTAATTCAGGAGGGGAGACTCGGTCGTGTCACTTCCATAGACCTTAACTGGTATATCGATACCCATCACGGCTCCAGTTATTTTAAACGCTGGAACCGTGAACGGGCATTCTCGGGCGGTCTGTCGGTCCATAAAAGTACTCATCACTTTGATCTGGTCCAGTGGTGGATCAATCAAAAGCCAGTTGAAGTTTTTGCCTATGGAGCACTGAACTATTACGGGGCTGAAGGTGAATGGAATCCGGCACAGGAGGACGGAAGACATTGCCGTACATGCCATGTCTCAGAAGATTGTGCCTATTATTCCCGCTGGACGTCCCGCAGTCGTCAGATCCGGGTACCGGATGACCATCTGAACCAGCTCGGTACAACAAGCCAGCAGGAGTTTCCGTACACTTCATACCGTCCCGACCAGTGTATCTTTGATTCCACCATTGAGATTGAAGACACGTATGCCGCAACCGTGAAATATAGTGGCGGCGCGCTGATGAGTTATTCGGTTAATTTCTCACTTCCTTACGAAGGGTACCGTTTGGCGATAAATGGCACGAAGGGCAGGCTAGAAACATTGGAGTATCATATGCCGGCCCGGACGCCTTTTCCCACACCCGTCCAGACGATCGATTACTTTCCGCTCTTTGGTTCAAAAGAAACGATCCATGTTGTTCATCGTGAAGGCGGACATGGAGGAGGGGATCCACTGCTGCTGGAGGATATTTTCCTCGGCGAAGATAAGAGACGCCCTTACCGAATTCTGTCTGGCGCTGAAGACGGCGCTTATTCCGTTGCCGCTGGAGAAGCAGTGTGGCGATCTGTGGAAGAGCATCGGCCTATTCACATAGACGAAGTGCTGGGTGGTTGGAACAGCAGAGTACCCACGCCCAAAGGGAGGGAGAAGTGA